In one window of Fictibacillus phosphorivorans DNA:
- the trpS gene encoding tryptophan--tRNA ligase yields the protein MSVIFSGIQPSGNLTIGNYIGAMRHFVELQHEHECYFCVVNQHAITVAQDPVELKRNSRNLAALYLAAGIDPEKSTIFIQSEVPAHTKMGWMMQCVSYIGELERMTQFKDKSTGKEAVSAGLLTYPPLMAADILLYNTSIVPVGDDQKQHIELTRDIAERFNKKYREIFVIPEPRIASEGARIMSLVDPEKKMSKSDPNQNSFISMLDDESVILKKIKRATTDSEGVVAYDKENKPGISNLLTIYSQLSGESIKSLEAKYEGKGYGDFKQGVAEAIINVLKPIQERYHAYLASTELDDILDQGAEKANRVANKTLNKAERAMGLARKRV from the coding sequence ATGTCTGTAATCTTCTCAGGCATTCAGCCGAGCGGAAATTTAACGATCGGTAACTACATTGGAGCGATGAGGCATTTTGTTGAACTTCAACATGAGCATGAGTGCTATTTCTGCGTGGTTAACCAACATGCTATTACTGTAGCTCAAGATCCAGTTGAATTAAAAAGAAACAGCCGAAACCTAGCTGCACTTTACTTAGCAGCAGGAATCGATCCTGAAAAGTCGACAATATTCATTCAATCTGAAGTTCCTGCTCACACGAAGATGGGATGGATGATGCAATGTGTTTCTTATATCGGGGAATTAGAGCGCATGACTCAATTTAAAGATAAATCTACAGGTAAAGAGGCTGTATCTGCTGGGTTACTAACCTATCCCCCTCTTATGGCAGCAGATATTCTTCTTTATAATACGAGTATCGTTCCTGTAGGAGATGATCAAAAACAGCATATAGAGTTAACGCGAGACATCGCTGAACGTTTTAATAAGAAATACCGGGAAATCTTTGTGATTCCAGAGCCACGCATTGCTTCCGAAGGCGCTAGAATCATGTCACTCGTGGATCCTGAGAAAAAGATGAGTAAATCGGATCCGAATCAAAACTCATTCATCTCTATGCTTGATGATGAATCTGTTATCTTAAAGAAAATTAAGCGTGCTACTACTGATTCAGAAGGTGTTGTGGCTTATGACAAAGAAAACAAGCCGGGTATTTCAAACCTCTTAACGATCTATTCACAGTTATCAGGAGAAAGCATCAAATCTCTTGAAGCGAAATATGAAGGCAAAGGATATGGCGACTTTAAACAAGGTGTAGCAGAAGCTATCATCAATGTACTTAAGCCTATCCAAGAACGTTATCATGCATACTTAGCATCAACTGAGTTAGATGACATTCTTGATCAAGGTGCTGAAAAAGCCAATCGTGTGGCGAACAAAACATTGAACAAAGCGGAGCGAGCAATGGGATTAGCTCGTAAACGTGTTTAA
- a CDS encoding DUF3899 domain-containing protein has translation MNLLIKRILIISAFPILIALGASLFTPGPFTLEKYINTLFYFSLSIALFGLALYVVKGGFFDFFSYSFKRVAKALSRAPEIDDEISFKTNFQLSERVNVSFMKSFLYSGLLLSLITIAVAYLL, from the coding sequence ATGAATTTACTTATTAAAAGGATCCTGATTATATCAGCATTTCCGATTCTTATCGCTTTAGGAGCTAGTTTATTTACTCCCGGACCTTTTACTCTTGAAAAATACATTAATACACTATTTTATTTTTCACTGTCCATCGCTCTTTTCGGTCTTGCCCTCTATGTAGTTAAAGGTGGTTTCTTTGATTTCTTTTCCTACAGTTTTAAAAGAGTAGCTAAGGCTTTATCGAGAGCTCCAGAAATTGATGATGAGATTTCATTTAAGACGAACTTTCAATTATCAGAGCGTGTAAACGTTTCTTTTATGAAATCATTTCTTTATAGTGGTTTACTTTTATCCTTAATAACGATAGCCGTTGCATATCTTTTGTAA